The Aurantiacibacter arachoides genome window below encodes:
- a CDS encoding glutamate synthase subunit beta, whose product MGKETGFLEYDRKDRTYAAPEERVTHYREFIVPHSEEGLRTQAARCMNCGIPYCHNGCPVNNIIPDWNHLVYEGDWKNALEVLHSTNNFPEFTGRVCPAPCEAACTLNITDVPVTIKSIECAIVDRGWQEGWIRPHPPTRTTGRTVAVVGSGPAGLACAQQLARAGHSVTVFEKSDRVGGLLRYGIPDFKMEKSLINRRAVQMEAEGVIFKTSNEIGVDTSMKSLKENFDAVVLAGGAEHPRQLEIPGAELPGVRQAMEFLAQQNKRNAGDDEARAAPRGSLTATGKHVIVIGGGDTGSDCVGTSNRQGAASVTQIEIMPQPPEKENKLLTWPDWPMKLRTSSSHEEGVDRDWAVLTKRVVGENGNVTGLECVRADWTDGQLAEVPDSAFTLKADLILLAMGFVGPVRRGMLDQAGVGLTDRGTVDADVRDYRTSDERTWACGDMRRGQSLVVWAIREGRQCAASVDEALMGVTELPR is encoded by the coding sequence ATGGGCAAGGAAACAGGCTTCCTCGAATACGACCGCAAGGATCGCACCTATGCCGCGCCCGAAGAGCGGGTGACGCATTACCGCGAGTTCATCGTCCCCCACTCGGAAGAGGGCCTGAGGACGCAGGCCGCGCGGTGCATGAACTGCGGCATTCCCTACTGCCACAACGGTTGCCCGGTGAACAACATCATCCCGGACTGGAACCACCTCGTCTACGAGGGCGACTGGAAGAACGCGCTGGAGGTGCTGCACTCCACCAACAACTTCCCCGAATTCACCGGCCGTGTGTGCCCCGCCCCGTGCGAGGCGGCCTGCACCTTGAACATCACCGACGTGCCGGTGACGATCAAGAGCATCGAATGCGCCATCGTCGATCGCGGGTGGCAGGAAGGCTGGATCCGGCCGCATCCGCCCACCCGCACCACCGGCAGGACAGTGGCCGTCGTCGGCTCCGGCCCCGCGGGACTCGCCTGTGCGCAGCAGCTCGCGCGCGCCGGGCATTCGGTGACCGTGTTCGAGAAGAGCGACCGCGTGGGCGGGCTGCTGCGGTATGGCATTCCCGACTTCAAGATGGAAAAGAGCCTCATCAACCGCCGCGCGGTGCAGATGGAAGCGGAAGGGGTGATCTTCAAAACGTCGAACGAGATCGGCGTCGACACCTCGATGAAGAGCCTGAAGGAAAACTTCGACGCGGTCGTTCTGGCAGGCGGGGCCGAACACCCGCGCCAGCTGGAAATTCCTGGTGCCGAGCTTCCCGGCGTGCGCCAGGCGATGGAATTCCTCGCCCAGCAGAACAAGCGCAACGCCGGCGACGACGAGGCGCGCGCCGCCCCGCGCGGCAGCCTGACCGCCACCGGCAAGCACGTGATCGTGATCGGCGGCGGCGATACCGGCAGCGACTGCGTGGGCACCTCCAATCGCCAGGGCGCGGCCAGCGTGACGCAGATCGAGATCATGCCCCAGCCGCCCGAAAAGGAGAACAAGCTTCTCACTTGGCCCGACTGGCCGATGAAGCTGCGGACCAGCTCCAGCCACGAGGAAGGCGTGGACCGCGACTGGGCGGTGCTGACCAAGCGCGTGGTGGGCGAGAACGGCAATGTCACCGGGCTGGAATGCGTGCGTGCCGACTGGACGGACGGCCAGTTGGCAGAGGTGCCGGACAGCGCATTCACGCTGAAGGCCGACCTCATCCTGCTGGCGATGGGCTTCGTCGGCCCGGTGCGGCGCGGCATGCTCGACCAGGCAGGGGTCGGCCTGACCGACCGCGGCACCGTGGACGCCGATGTGCGCGACTATCGCACCAGCGACGAGCGCACCTGGGCCTGCGGCGACATGCGGCGCGGGCAGAGCCTGGTCGTCTGGGCCATCCGCGAAGGCCGCCAGTGCGCCGCCAGCGTGGACGAGGCGCTGATGGGCGTTACGGAGTTGCCGCGCTAG
- the gltB gene encoding glutamate synthase large subunit yields the protein MPTDLPAPQGLYDPVNEHDACGVGFVTHIKGAKSHAIVTQALQILANLDHRGAVGADPLLGDGAGILLQIPDRLYRKWADGEGLTLPAPGDYAVAMCFMPQEDEARAFITEQFEKFIAKEGQRLIGWRDVPTDPEGLGKAVLASMPVIRQCFIARGPNCADQDAFERKLIVIRKQTQNPLADLAAKHGMPGLEKLYMPSFSSRTVVYKGLLLATQVGTFYRDLTDPDCESALGLVHQRFSTNTFPSWRLAQPFRLIAHNGEINTVRGNVNWMNARRRTMESDLLGSDLDKLWPIVPHGQSDTACLDNALELLLLGGYSLAHAMMILIPEAWAKNDLIDPARRAFYEYHAALMEPWDGPAAVAFTDGRQIAATLDRNGLRPARYCVTKDDLCILASESGVLPVAEEDIVRKWRLQPGRMLLIDLEQGRIVEDEELKAELTAAHPYAQWLERAQYKLADIETIETDEEAVQANAVSLLDRQQAFGYTQEDIARFLEPMAVSGDDPIGSMGTDTPIAVLSKRSRLLYDYFKQNFAQVTNPPIDPIREELVMSLLTMVGPRPNLLGREAGTHKRLEIAQPILTNQGMEKIRSVEKVLDGAFATATIDITWDAASGADGLEMAIKEMCWAATEAVLQDKNILILSDRRQGPDRVAMPAALATSAVHHQLVRQGLRMQTGIVVETGEAREVHHFCVLAGYGAEAINPYLAFETLEDIRRRKVTELPQETVEKNYQKAIGKGIMKVMSKMGISTYQSYCGAQIFDAVGLSSAFVDKYFTRTATTIEGVGLAQIAEETVRRHAAAFGNNPVLAEMLDMGGMYQYRLRGEEHAWTPANVAQLQHAVRGNLPEKYRAFAASMNEQSERLLTIRGLMALKPAGDDGFRPLPLDAVESAESIVRRFSTGAMSFGSISHEAHSTLAIAMNRIGGRSNTGEGGEEPERFVPLPGGDSMRSKIKQVASGRFGVTAEYLANSDDIQIKMAQGAKPGEGGQLPGHKVDKRIGKVRHATPGVGLISPPPHHDIYSIEDLAQLIHDLKNVNPAARISVKLVSEVGVGTVAAGVSKCKADHVTISGYEGGTGASPLTSLTHAGSPWEIGLAETQQTLLLNDLRSRIAVQVDGGLRTGRDVAIGALLGADEFGFATAPLIAAGCIMMRKCHLNTCPVGVATQNPELRKLFTGQPEHVINYFFYVAEELREIMAEMGFATVQEMVGRVDRIDMNHAIRHWKADGVDLSRLLHKVDLAPEVPLWNALTQDHGLDAVMDRELIEACEPAIARGQAVQIDRPIRNLNRTAGAMLSGEIAKRHGHRGLPVDTIRVNFTGTAGQSFAAWLAHGVTLDLVGDANDYVGKGLSGGRVIVRQPGAVNRDPADNIIVGNTCLYGAIAGEAYFAGVAGERFAVRNSGAVAVVEGTGDHGCEYMTGGVVCVLGATGRNFAAGMSGGIAYVHDPDGSFRQHCNMAQVDLFAIDADADDPEGTGLPQQRPVDVDNPGMGDPLYHDAARLRVLLERHKLHTGSARAAALLEDFDAALGQFVKVMPKDYARALRLLEAEREEAAMEAAE from the coding sequence GTGCCAACCGATCTCCCTGCGCCCCAGGGCCTGTATGATCCGGTGAACGAACACGATGCCTGCGGCGTCGGCTTCGTCACGCATATCAAGGGCGCAAAATCCCACGCCATCGTCACCCAGGCGCTGCAGATCCTGGCCAACCTCGATCATCGCGGCGCGGTGGGCGCGGACCCGCTGCTGGGTGATGGCGCTGGCATCCTGCTGCAGATTCCCGACAGGCTCTATCGCAAATGGGCCGACGGCGAAGGGCTGACCCTGCCGGCGCCGGGCGACTACGCGGTCGCCATGTGCTTCATGCCGCAGGAGGACGAGGCGCGCGCCTTTATCACCGAGCAGTTCGAGAAATTCATCGCCAAGGAAGGCCAGCGCCTGATCGGCTGGCGCGACGTGCCGACCGATCCCGAAGGCCTCGGCAAGGCGGTGCTCGCCTCGATGCCGGTGATCCGCCAGTGCTTCATCGCGCGGGGGCCCAACTGCGCCGACCAGGACGCTTTCGAGCGCAAGCTGATCGTCATCCGCAAGCAGACGCAGAACCCGCTGGCAGACCTCGCCGCGAAGCACGGGATGCCGGGCCTCGAAAAGCTCTACATGCCCAGCTTCTCCAGCCGCACCGTGGTCTACAAGGGGCTGCTGCTGGCGACGCAGGTGGGCACCTTCTACCGCGACCTGACCGACCCCGATTGCGAGAGCGCGCTGGGCCTCGTCCACCAGCGCTTCTCCACCAACACCTTTCCCAGCTGGCGGCTCGCCCAGCCGTTCCGCCTGATCGCGCACAATGGCGAGATCAACACCGTGCGCGGCAACGTGAACTGGATGAACGCGCGCCGGCGGACGATGGAATCGGACCTGCTCGGCAGCGATCTCGACAAGTTGTGGCCCATCGTGCCGCACGGGCAGAGCGACACCGCCTGCCTCGACAACGCGCTCGAGCTGCTGCTGCTGGGCGGTTACAGCCTCGCCCACGCGATGATGATACTGATCCCGGAAGCCTGGGCGAAGAACGACCTGATAGATCCCGCCCGGCGCGCGTTCTATGAATATCACGCCGCGCTGATGGAACCGTGGGACGGGCCCGCCGCGGTCGCCTTTACCGACGGCCGCCAGATCGCCGCCACGCTCGACCGCAACGGCCTTCGCCCGGCGCGCTATTGCGTGACGAAGGACGACCTGTGCATCCTCGCCAGCGAAAGCGGCGTTCTGCCGGTGGCCGAGGAGGACATCGTCAGGAAGTGGCGCCTTCAACCGGGGCGGATGCTGCTGATCGACCTGGAACAGGGCCGCATCGTCGAGGACGAGGAGCTGAAGGCCGAGCTGACCGCCGCGCACCCCTATGCCCAGTGGCTGGAGCGCGCCCAGTACAAGCTCGCCGACATCGAGACCATCGAGACCGACGAGGAAGCGGTGCAGGCCAACGCGGTAAGCCTGCTCGATCGCCAGCAGGCCTTTGGCTACACCCAGGAAGACATCGCCAGGTTCCTCGAACCCATGGCCGTCAGCGGCGACGATCCCATCGGCTCGATGGGGACCGATACGCCCATCGCCGTGCTCAGCAAGCGTTCGCGCCTGCTCTACGACTACTTCAAGCAGAACTTTGCGCAGGTCACCAACCCGCCGATCGACCCGATCCGCGAGGAGCTGGTGATGAGCCTGCTGACCATGGTCGGCCCGCGCCCCAACCTGCTCGGCCGCGAGGCGGGCACGCACAAGCGACTGGAAATCGCCCAGCCGATTTTGACAAACCAGGGCATGGAGAAGATCCGCAGCGTCGAAAAGGTGCTCGACGGCGCCTTTGCCACGGCCACCATCGACATCACCTGGGATGCTGCCAGCGGGGCGGATGGCCTCGAAATGGCGATCAAGGAGATGTGCTGGGCGGCCACAGAGGCGGTGCTGCAGGACAAGAACATCCTCATCCTCTCCGACCGCAGGCAGGGGCCGGACCGCGTGGCCATGCCCGCCGCGCTGGCGACCTCGGCCGTGCATCACCAGCTGGTGCGGCAGGGCCTGCGGATGCAGACCGGCATCGTGGTCGAGACGGGCGAGGCGCGCGAAGTGCACCACTTCTGCGTGCTGGCGGGTTACGGCGCGGAAGCCATCAACCCCTACCTCGCCTTCGAAACGCTGGAGGACATCCGCCGCCGCAAGGTGACCGAGCTGCCCCAGGAAACGGTCGAAAAGAACTATCAGAAGGCCATCGGCAAGGGCATCATGAAGGTGATGTCGAAGATGGGCATCAGCACCTACCAGTCATACTGCGGGGCGCAAATCTTCGACGCCGTGGGTCTCTCGTCGGCCTTCGTCGACAAATACTTCACCCGCACCGCCACCACCATCGAGGGCGTGGGCCTGGCCCAGATCGCCGAGGAGACCGTGCGCCGCCACGCCGCCGCCTTCGGCAACAACCCGGTGCTGGCCGAGATGCTGGATATGGGCGGCATGTACCAGTATCGCCTGCGCGGTGAGGAGCACGCCTGGACGCCGGCAAACGTCGCCCAGTTGCAGCACGCGGTGCGCGGCAACCTGCCCGAGAAATACCGCGCGTTCGCCGCCAGCATGAACGAGCAGAGCGAGCGTCTGCTCACCATCCGCGGCCTGATGGCCCTGAAGCCGGCCGGGGATGACGGTTTCCGGCCCCTGCCGCTCGACGCGGTCGAGAGCGCGGAGAGCATCGTCAGGCGATTCAGCACCGGGGCGATGAGCTTCGGCAGCATCAGCCACGAGGCGCATTCGACGCTGGCCATAGCGATGAACCGCATCGGCGGCCGCTCCAACACCGGCGAGGGCGGGGAGGAGCCGGAACGATTCGTGCCGCTGCCGGGCGGCGATTCCATGCGTTCGAAGATCAAGCAGGTCGCCAGCGGCCGGTTCGGCGTGACCGCGGAATATCTCGCCAATTCGGACGATATCCAGATCAAGATGGCGCAGGGTGCCAAGCCCGGCGAGGGCGGCCAGCTGCCCGGCCACAAGGTGGACAAGCGCATCGGCAAGGTCCGCCACGCAACGCCGGGCGTGGGCCTCATCTCGCCCCCGCCGCACCACGACATCTACTCGATCGAGGATCTGGCCCAGCTGATCCACGACCTGAAGAACGTGAACCCGGCGGCGCGCATTTCGGTGAAGCTCGTTTCCGAGGTGGGCGTGGGCACGGTCGCGGCGGGCGTTTCCAAGTGCAAGGCCGACCACGTCACCATCTCGGGCTACGAGGGCGGCACGGGCGCGAGTCCGCTGACCAGCCTGACCCATGCGGGATCCCCGTGGGAAATCGGCCTGGCCGAAACGCAGCAGACGCTGCTGCTCAACGATCTCCGCTCACGCATCGCGGTGCAGGTCGACGGCGGCCTTCGCACCGGGCGCGACGTTGCCATCGGCGCACTGCTGGGCGCGGACGAGTTCGGCTTCGCCACTGCCCCGCTGATCGCGGCGGGCTGCATCATGATGCGCAAGTGCCACCTCAACACCTGCCCCGTCGGCGTGGCGACGCAGAACCCGGAGCTGCGCAAGCTGTTCACCGGCCAGCCCGAGCACGTTATCAACTACTTCTTCTACGTCGCCGAGGAACTGCGCGAGATCATGGCGGAAATGGGCTTTGCCACCGTGCAGGAGATGGTCGGGCGGGTGGACCGGATCGACATGAACCATGCCATCCGCCACTGGAAGGCCGACGGTGTCGACCTCTCGCGCCTGCTGCACAAGGTGGATCTGGCCCCCGAGGTGCCGCTGTGGAACGCGCTGACGCAGGACCACGGCCTTGACGCGGTGATGGACCGCGAGCTGATCGAAGCCTGCGAGCCCGCCATCGCGCGTGGACAGGCGGTGCAGATCGACCGGCCGATCAGGAACCTCAACCGCACCGCGGGTGCCATGCTCTCGGGCGAGATTGCAAAGAGGCACGGTCACCGGGGCCTGCCGGTCGATACGATCCGGGTGAACTTCACCGGCACAGCCGGGCAGAGCTTTGCCGCATGGCTCGCCCACGGCGTGACGCTCGACCTCGTGGGCGATGCCAACGACTATGTCGGCAAGGGCCTGTCAGGCGGACGCGTGATCGTGCGCCAGCCAGGCGCCGTCAACCGCGATCCGGCGGACAACATCATCGTCGGCAACACCTGCCTTTACGGCGCCATCGCGGGTGAGGCCTACTTCGCCGGCGTGGCGGGCGAACGCTTCGCGGTGCGCAATTCGGGCGCGGTCGCGGTGGTCGAGGGCACGGGCGATCATGGCTGCGAATACATGACCGGCGGGGTCGTCTGCGTGCTCGGCGCGACGGGGCGCAACTTTGCCGCCGGGATGAGCGGGGGCATCGCCTACGTCCACGATCCGGATGGCAGCTTCCGCCAACACTGCAACATGGCGCAGGTGGACCTTTTTGCCATCGACGCGGATGCCGACGATCCGGAAGGCACCGGCCTGCCGCAGCAGCGCCCCGTCGACGTCGACAACCCCGGCATGGGCGATCCACTCTACCACGACGCCGCGCGGCTGCGCGTGCTGCTGGAGCGGCACAAGCTGCACACCGGCTCCGCCCGCGCCGCCGCATTGCTCGAGGATTTCGACGCGGCGCTGGGCCAGTTCGTCAAGGTGATGCCGAAGGATTACGCGCGGGCGCTGAGGCTGCTCGAGGCGGAACGCGAAGAGGCCGCGATGGAGGCGGCGGAATAG